The Longimicrobium sp. genome contains a region encoding:
- the accC gene encoding acetyl-CoA carboxylase biotin carboxylase subunit, with product MFKKILVANRGEIALRVIRAAHELGIEAVAVYSEADRLAPHVLAADEAYLIGPPPSAQSYLRADVLIEVAKACGAEAIHPGYGFLSERAPFIQAVRDAGLVFIGPSPEAVTAMGDKTAARSRMIDAGVPVVPGTKEALRDAAEARTVAGEIGYPVLLKAAAGGGGKGMRIVASEDEIERAFEAAGNEAQSAFGDRSVYVEKFLEGPRHIEIQLLADRHGNTLHLGERECSIQRRHQKLIEEAPSAVLTPDERRAMGEMAVAAARAVSYEGAGTVECLYQNGEFYFLEMNTRIQVEHPVTELVTGVDLVQWQIRVAAGEALPFTQDDITWNGHAIECRITSEDPANNFLPSTGRIGNLTLPSGPGVRWDGGIATGVEVGLFYDPMLAKLIVHAPTRIEAIDRMKRALLELRLEGVDTSVPFHLRVMDEPDFRAGRLDIKYLEKHEAELLGESTDEELIRAAALAAALLEEERRNQRSVPRPQASTSTGGGSAWKSRAGWRRG from the coding sequence GTGTTCAAGAAGATCCTGGTAGCCAACCGCGGTGAGATCGCACTGCGCGTGATCCGCGCCGCGCACGAGCTGGGCATCGAGGCCGTGGCGGTCTATTCCGAGGCCGACCGCCTCGCCCCTCACGTGCTCGCCGCCGACGAAGCGTACCTGATCGGCCCGCCTCCCTCCGCGCAGAGCTACCTGCGCGCGGACGTGCTGATCGAGGTGGCGAAGGCGTGCGGCGCGGAGGCGATCCACCCCGGCTACGGCTTCCTCAGCGAGCGCGCGCCCTTCATCCAGGCCGTGCGCGACGCGGGGCTCGTCTTCATCGGCCCCTCGCCCGAGGCGGTCACCGCGATGGGCGACAAGACGGCGGCGCGCTCGCGGATGATCGACGCCGGCGTCCCCGTCGTCCCCGGCACCAAGGAGGCGCTGCGAGATGCGGCGGAGGCGCGCACGGTGGCGGGGGAGATCGGCTACCCGGTGCTCCTCAAGGCCGCGGCGGGCGGGGGCGGGAAGGGGATGCGCATCGTGGCCAGCGAGGACGAGATCGAGCGCGCCTTCGAGGCGGCCGGCAACGAGGCGCAGTCCGCGTTCGGCGACCGGTCGGTCTACGTGGAGAAGTTCCTGGAGGGGCCGCGCCACATCGAGATCCAGCTGCTGGCCGACCGCCACGGCAACACGCTGCACCTGGGCGAGCGCGAGTGCTCCATCCAGCGCCGCCACCAGAAGCTGATCGAGGAAGCCCCCAGCGCCGTCCTCACGCCCGACGAGCGCCGCGCGATGGGCGAGATGGCCGTCGCGGCGGCGCGCGCGGTGAGCTACGAGGGCGCCGGCACGGTGGAGTGCCTCTACCAGAACGGAGAGTTCTACTTCCTGGAGATGAACACGCGCATCCAGGTGGAGCACCCCGTAACCGAGCTGGTGACGGGGGTGGACCTGGTGCAGTGGCAGATCCGCGTGGCTGCGGGCGAGGCGCTCCCCTTCACCCAGGACGACATCACCTGGAACGGGCACGCCATCGAGTGCCGCATCACCTCCGAGGACCCGGCCAACAACTTCCTCCCCTCCACCGGGCGGATCGGGAACCTGACGCTCCCCTCCGGGCCCGGCGTGCGCTGGGACGGCGGGATCGCGACGGGGGTGGAGGTGGGGCTCTTTTACGATCCCATGCTCGCCAAGCTGATCGTGCACGCGCCCACGAGGATCGAGGCGATCGACCGGATGAAGCGGGCGCTGCTCGAGCTGAGGCTGGAGGGCGTCGACACCAGCGTCCCCTTCCACCTGCGCGTGATGGACGAGCCGGACTTCCGCGCCGGGCGGCTGGACATCAAGTACCTGGAGAAGCACGAGGCCGAGCTGCTGGGCGAGAGCACGGACGAGGAGCTGATCCGCGCCGCCGCGCTCGCCGCCGCGCTGCTGGAGGAGGAGCGCCGCAACCAGCGCTCGGTGCCGCGCCCGCAGGCGTCCACCTCCACGGGCGGCGGGAGCGCGTGGAAGAGCCGCGCGGGCTGGAGACGGGGTTGA
- a CDS encoding AAA family ATPase, producing MKVVAVINYKGGVGKTTTTANLGAELAWRGYNVLMIDMDPQASLTFSFVSPEAWQAELADALTVKSWFDSFGKKEVRALPELIVVPQKVKNRLVGKGNLHLIASHLGLINVDLELATELGGGTLKQNKINYLRVHNRLKEGLSQLSADRYDLVLIDCPPNFNVVTKTAIVASDSILIPAKPDYLSTLGIDYLRRNVDQLVADFNEYVQLDPDEAAVPINPAILGVVFTMIQIYNQQPIAASRAFMTQTKNLGVPVFEAYIRENKTMFSDAPQDAIPVVLNPYSSAGHQDVVKGIEDFVDEFVAALQL from the coding sequence ATGAAAGTCGTTGCGGTGATCAACTACAAAGGTGGTGTAGGCAAGACCACGACGACCGCGAACCTCGGCGCGGAGCTCGCGTGGCGCGGCTACAACGTATTGATGATCGACATGGACCCTCAGGCAAGTCTCACCTTCTCCTTTGTCAGCCCAGAGGCATGGCAGGCTGAACTCGCAGATGCGCTAACGGTGAAGAGTTGGTTTGATTCTTTCGGGAAGAAGGAGGTGCGGGCCCTGCCTGAGCTAATCGTTGTGCCTCAAAAGGTGAAGAATCGCCTCGTCGGAAAAGGTAACCTGCATCTGATAGCATCGCATTTGGGACTCATCAATGTAGATCTGGAGTTGGCTACCGAACTCGGAGGCGGAACGTTGAAGCAGAACAAGATCAACTACTTACGCGTGCATAACCGCCTGAAGGAAGGATTATCCCAGCTCTCAGCTGACAGGTATGACCTTGTCCTTATCGACTGTCCGCCCAACTTCAATGTGGTCACCAAAACTGCAATCGTCGCGAGCGATTCGATACTCATTCCCGCTAAGCCAGATTACCTTTCCACACTAGGAATTGACTATCTCCGTCGCAATGTCGATCAGCTTGTCGCTGACTTTAACGAATATGTGCAGTTGGATCCTGACGAGGCGGCTGTGCCTATCAATCCGGCGATTTTGGGGGTTGTCTTTACGATGATACAGATTTACAATCAGCAACCGATAGCAGCGTCACGCGCGTTCATGACACAGACCAAAAACCTAGGTGTACCTGTATTCGAAGCATACATCCGAGAGAATAAAACTATGTTTTCGGATGCGCCTCAGGACGCGATTCCTGTCGTCCTCAATCCCTATTCCTCCGCGGGGCATCAAGACGTGGTAAAAGGAATAGAAGACTTTGTGGATGAGTTTGTCGCTGCACTCCAACTCTGA
- a CDS encoding DinB family protein — protein sequence MEIIATFSPPAEGEFAPFYAGYVALASKGDLLRRLEAQIQEVSGLLRGLSEEEALFRYAPGKWSVKEVAGHLADTERIMAYRALRIARGDTTPLPGFDENSFVATAGFDARPLPSLVEEWETVRRASLLLLRGFDGEAAARAGTASGAPITARALAYIIAGHVAHHLEILRTRYSLA from the coding sequence TTGGAGATCATCGCCACCTTTTCGCCCCCCGCTGAAGGCGAATTCGCGCCCTTTTACGCCGGTTACGTCGCCCTCGCGTCGAAGGGCGACCTGCTGAGGCGGCTGGAGGCGCAGATCCAGGAGGTCTCGGGCCTTCTACGCGGCCTTTCGGAGGAGGAGGCGCTGTTCCGCTACGCGCCGGGGAAGTGGAGCGTCAAGGAAGTCGCCGGGCACCTGGCGGACACGGAGCGCATCATGGCGTACCGCGCGCTCCGCATCGCGCGGGGCGACACGACGCCGCTGCCGGGGTTCGACGAGAACAGCTTCGTGGCTACCGCCGGCTTCGACGCGCGCCCGCTCCCCTCGCTGGTGGAGGAGTGGGAGACGGTGCGCCGCGCCAGCCTGCTCCTGCTGCGCGGCTTCGACGGCGAGGCGGCCGCCCGTGCGGGGACAGCCAGTGGGGCCCCGATCACGGCCCGGGCGCTGGCGTACATCATCGCGGGGCACGTGGCGCACCACCTGGAGATCCTCCGCACCCGCTACTCCCTCGCCTGA
- a CDS encoding class I SAM-dependent RNA methyltransferase produces MEEPRGLETGLKGRRPVARREPPRPVRVRIDSIAAGGEGVGRLPDGRVVFVHRTAPGDLAEVALTEKRDRWARGRLLRVLEPSPERREAPCPHYARCGGCTLEHMPYDAQLRAKARIVADALTRIGGVPVEPPEVVPSPREFRYRNRVSFALRRRESGRVEAGFHALGEPDEVVDIAGSCLLPEEPIARVWDAIRANWGPDARLLPSGERLRLTLRATASGEVSLLVEGGFTQGRPDELMERVPGLVAVWHRPREASPELIAGSPGLPETWGDETVELSGTAFLQVNREAAALLEAHVLERAGDVAGLRVVDAYCGVGLHARRFARDGARVVGIELDPQAVEAAIAAAPPGAEFVEGPVEELIRQHLPADLVILNPPRAGVAAEVADALLAARAGRILYVSCNPATLARDLKRLSPAYTLVGIRSFDLFPQTAHVESVAELRSNADPS; encoded by the coding sequence GTGGAAGAGCCGCGCGGGCTGGAGACGGGGTTGAAGGGCAGGCGTCCGGTCGCGCGCCGCGAGCCGCCGCGGCCGGTGCGGGTACGCATCGACTCCATCGCGGCGGGCGGGGAAGGGGTGGGGCGGCTTCCGGACGGGCGCGTCGTCTTCGTCCACCGCACCGCCCCCGGCGACCTGGCCGAGGTGGCGCTTACCGAGAAGCGCGACCGCTGGGCGCGCGGCCGCCTCCTGCGCGTGCTGGAGCCCTCGCCGGAGCGGCGCGAGGCGCCCTGCCCGCACTACGCGCGCTGCGGCGGGTGCACGCTGGAGCACATGCCGTACGATGCGCAGCTCCGCGCCAAGGCCCGCATCGTCGCGGACGCCCTCACGCGCATCGGCGGGGTGCCGGTGGAGCCGCCGGAGGTGGTGCCCTCGCCGCGCGAGTTCCGCTACCGAAACCGCGTCTCCTTCGCGTTGCGGCGGCGGGAGAGCGGGCGGGTGGAGGCCGGCTTCCACGCGCTCGGCGAGCCGGACGAGGTGGTGGACATCGCCGGCTCGTGCCTCCTCCCCGAGGAGCCGATCGCGCGCGTATGGGACGCGATCCGCGCCAACTGGGGCCCCGACGCGCGCCTTCTTCCCTCCGGCGAGCGGCTGCGGCTCACGCTGCGCGCCACGGCGTCCGGCGAGGTGTCGCTGCTGGTGGAGGGCGGCTTCACCCAAGGCCGGCCCGACGAGCTGATGGAGCGCGTCCCCGGCCTCGTCGCCGTCTGGCACCGGCCGCGCGAGGCGTCGCCGGAGCTGATCGCGGGCTCGCCGGGGCTGCCGGAGACGTGGGGCGACGAGACGGTGGAGCTGAGCGGCACCGCCTTCCTGCAGGTGAACCGCGAGGCCGCCGCGCTGCTGGAGGCGCACGTGCTTGAGCGCGCGGGCGACGTCGCCGGGCTGCGCGTGGTGGATGCGTACTGCGGCGTGGGGCTCCACGCCCGCCGCTTCGCCCGCGACGGCGCACGCGTCGTAGGCATCGAGCTGGACCCGCAGGCGGTGGAGGCGGCGATCGCGGCCGCCCCGCCCGGCGCCGAGTTCGTGGAGGGGCCCGTCGAGGAGCTGATCCGCCAGCACCTCCCCGCCGACCTGGTCATCCTCAACCCGCCGCGCGCGGGCGTCGCGGCGGAGGTGGCGGATGCGCTGCTGGCGGCGCGCGCGGGGCGCATCCTCTACGTCTCGTGCAACCCGGCGACGCTGGCGCGCGACCTGAAGCGGCTGTCGCCCGCGTACACGCTGGTGGGGATCCGCTCGTTCGACCTTTTCCCGCAGACCGCGCACGTGGAGAGCGTGGCGGAGCTGCGGTCCAACGCTGACCCGAGCTGA
- a CDS encoding S8 family peptidase, with the protein MRARAFGVFAALIAAAGASACSDAPLGPEPDGMRADSRTAPLLAAAHGGAVRDRYIVVFRDETPDARGLAARLVAAHGGTLHHTYTHALRGFAATLRPAAVEALRRNPQVRFVEEDGIVKASTTQYGAPWGLDRIDQTVDGNYNYTATGAGVRIYVLDTGIRFDHTQFGGRASAGYDAFGGTAADCNGHGTHVAGTAAGSTYGVAKSASLIAVRVLDCAGSGTWSGVIAGVDWVTQYHVKPAVANMSLGGGGNTALDAALANSINAGVTYAVAAGNDAGDACYYSPARAPGALTVASSASGDERSSFSNFGHCVDLYAPGSGILSAWHTGSSATATLNGTSMASPHVAGVAALYLQGNPTAAPSTVSSAILNSGAVNVVMGAGSGAPNNRLVNSTLSGYSPPPPFPSTGPPNVQIQCYDSAFQGYLDCYAYASGGTGGGYEYTWLTGSSFGEYTMIQCPYSGNMYSYVDVYVTVLDSGGAGRTAWQSAQCTPSGW; encoded by the coding sequence GTGAGAGCGAGAGCATTCGGAGTGTTTGCCGCCCTGATCGCCGCCGCCGGAGCGTCCGCATGCTCCGACGCACCACTGGGGCCGGAGCCGGACGGAATGCGGGCGGATTCCCGTACGGCGCCCCTGTTGGCTGCCGCGCACGGGGGTGCGGTCCGCGACCGGTACATCGTCGTTTTCCGGGACGAGACGCCGGACGCGCGCGGGCTTGCCGCACGGCTGGTGGCGGCGCACGGCGGCACGCTGCACCACACGTACACCCACGCGCTGCGCGGTTTCGCGGCCACCCTGCGGCCCGCCGCCGTCGAGGCGCTGCGCCGCAACCCGCAAGTCCGGTTCGTGGAAGAGGACGGGATCGTGAAGGCGAGCACCACGCAGTACGGCGCGCCGTGGGGGCTGGACCGGATCGACCAGACGGTGGACGGCAATTACAACTACACGGCCACCGGTGCCGGCGTGCGCATCTACGTGCTGGACACCGGGATCCGCTTCGACCACACCCAGTTCGGGGGCCGCGCGTCCGCCGGTTACGACGCGTTCGGCGGCACCGCGGCGGACTGCAACGGCCACGGCACCCACGTGGCCGGCACTGCCGCGGGCAGCACCTACGGCGTGGCGAAGAGCGCCAGCCTGATCGCCGTGCGCGTGCTGGACTGCGCCGGGTCCGGAACGTGGAGCGGCGTCATCGCGGGCGTGGACTGGGTCACCCAGTACCACGTGAAGCCGGCGGTGGCGAACATGTCGCTGGGCGGGGGCGGCAACACCGCGCTCGACGCCGCGCTCGCCAACTCCATCAACGCGGGGGTGACGTACGCCGTCGCGGCGGGGAACGATGCCGGCGACGCCTGCTACTACTCGCCCGCGCGGGCTCCGGGGGCGCTGACCGTCGCCTCTTCGGCATCGGGGGACGAGCGGTCTTCCTTCTCCAACTTCGGGCATTGCGTGGACCTGTACGCACCGGGCTCCGGCATCCTGTCGGCGTGGCACACCGGCAGCTCTGCGACGGCGACCCTGAACGGCACCTCGATGGCTTCGCCGCACGTAGCGGGCGTGGCCGCCCTGTACCTGCAGGGCAACCCCACCGCCGCACCTTCCACGGTGTCGTCCGCGATCCTGAACTCGGGGGCCGTGAACGTGGTGATGGGCGCCGGCTCGGGAGCACCCAACAACCGCCTGGTGAACTCCACGCTCTCCGGCTACTCCCCGCCGCCGCCGTTTCCGTCGACGGGGCCGCCCAACGTTCAGATCCAGTGCTACGATTCCGCCTTCCAGGGTTACCTCGACTGCTACGCCTACGCTTCCGGGGGCACGGGCGGCGGTTACGAATACACCTGGTTGACTGGGTCGTCGTTCGGCGAATACACGATGATTCAGTGTCCGTATTCGGGCAACATGTACTCGTATGTCGACGTGTACGTGACCGTGCTGGACAGCGGCGGCGCGGGCAGGACAGCGTGGCAGTCGGCTCAGTGCACCCCCAGTGGCTGGTAA
- a CDS encoding acetyl-CoA carboxylase biotin carboxyl carrier protein subunit, producing MRYFVTIGDRTLEVDLTGATPVVDGTPVHAQLAHLPGTPVRSLIAGGRSHTLTAHPGDRKARWQITMGGRRFAADAVDERTRAIREMTGATEDEASKEIVAPMPGMVVKIEVEVGQAVKAGQGVIIVEAMKMENELKAPADGVVARILVQERQTVDKGATLIVLE from the coding sequence ATGCGCTACTTCGTGACGATCGGCGACCGCACGCTGGAGGTGGACCTCACCGGCGCGACGCCCGTGGTGGACGGCACTCCCGTGCACGCGCAGCTCGCGCACCTCCCCGGCACGCCGGTGCGCAGCCTCATCGCGGGCGGGCGCTCGCACACCCTGACCGCGCACCCGGGCGACCGCAAGGCGCGCTGGCAGATCACGATGGGCGGCCGCCGCTTCGCCGCCGACGCGGTGGACGAGCGCACCCGCGCCATCCGCGAGATGACCGGCGCGACCGAGGACGAGGCGAGCAAGGAGATCGTGGCGCCGATGCCCGGCATGGTGGTCAAGATCGAGGTGGAGGTGGGTCAGGCGGTGAAGGCGGGGCAGGGCGTCATCATCGTGGAGGCGATGAAGATGGAGAATGAGCTTAAGGCGCCCGCCGACGGTGTCGTCGCCCGGATCCTCGTCCAGGAGCGGCAGACCGTGGACAAGGGCGCGACCCTCATCGTTCTCGAGTAA
- a CDS encoding energy transducer TonB, with the protein MQPLRYSLLAALLLSAGRAAAQETAPPPVAPPPPVTEGTFDISAIEVRPMIRNGPQATRVAEEAFGKAVGPEGGRGSVTLRFVVKPNGTTSRAMVVAPTGNPAIDEAALTVLRAMRFSPGQIRERSAPVLVELPLSYDVPPRKAECAAAPAPSNP; encoded by the coding sequence ATGCAGCCTCTCCGCTACTCCCTGCTCGCCGCGCTTCTCCTCTCCGCCGGGCGCGCCGCTGCCCAGGAGACCGCCCCGCCCCCGGTCGCGCCTCCCCCGCCGGTCACCGAGGGCACTTTCGACATCTCCGCGATAGAGGTCCGTCCGATGATCAGAAACGGCCCCCAGGCCACTCGGGTCGCGGAGGAAGCTTTCGGGAAGGCGGTGGGCCCGGAGGGCGGCCGCGGGTCGGTGACTCTCCGCTTCGTCGTCAAACCAAACGGCACCACCTCGCGCGCGATGGTCGTGGCACCCACCGGGAATCCCGCGATCGACGAGGCGGCGCTCACGGTTCTGCGCGCGATGCGCTTCTCGCCCGGGCAGATCAGGGAGAGGAGCGCACCGGTCCTCGTGGAGCTTCCGTTGTCCTACGACGTTCCGCCTCGCAAAGCCGAATGCGCCGCCGCGCCTGCGCCTTCCAACCCGTGA
- a CDS encoding RDD family protein, whose protein sequence is MDTPATPQEIYIGRGGDRSGPYTIAQVRNLVGEGRFSLSDWAWYPGAPQWIEIRDLPGLALSSLPRPPGYQAPLAKTATVRRFAGFWIRFAAILIDTIVLLIPLRTLRSLLIEDRTGDPVADLGVNLASLALTVCVHSAYRAAFHASGWQATIGKRAVGIQVTDLQGRRITFDHAMGRCLAEFVSGWTVGIGYVMAGLSSRKQALHDKISGTLVLYR, encoded by the coding sequence ATGGACACCCCGGCCACTCCTCAGGAGATCTATATCGGCCGCGGCGGCGACCGCAGCGGGCCGTATACGATAGCCCAGGTGAGGAACCTGGTGGGGGAGGGGCGGTTCTCGCTGAGCGACTGGGCCTGGTATCCGGGCGCGCCGCAGTGGATCGAGATCCGCGACCTTCCGGGGCTCGCGCTCTCCAGCTTGCCGCGGCCGCCGGGCTACCAGGCGCCGCTCGCGAAGACGGCGACGGTGAGGCGGTTCGCCGGGTTCTGGATTCGCTTCGCCGCCATCCTCATCGACACCATCGTCCTCTTGATCCCGCTCAGAACCCTCCGAAGCCTTCTCATCGAGGATAGAACGGGCGACCCGGTGGCGGATCTCGGGGTTAACCTGGCGTCGCTCGCCCTGACCGTGTGCGTGCACTCGGCCTACCGGGCCGCGTTCCACGCGTCCGGATGGCAGGCGACGATCGGCAAGCGCGCGGTGGGGATCCAGGTCACCGACCTGCAGGGGCGACGCATCACCTTCGACCACGCGATGGGGCGCTGCCTCGCCGAGTTCGTGTCCGGCTGGACGGTCGGGATCGGATACGTGATGGCGGGACTCTCTTCGCGCAAGCAGGCGCTGCACGACAAGATCTCGGGAACGCTGGTCCTCTACCGATGA
- a CDS encoding energy transducer TonB → MMKTGAAPLVVVCCVLLLPACASGGGGTPPSPAAATSGAPADTARVYDIDEVTVKPRLANNTAVARALEQNYGGVLRDAGVEGLVQLRMIVGSDGRTSSIVVVRSSDAPFIAPAINVARAMRFNPAQVNGVPVRVSIELPITFRPGR, encoded by the coding sequence ATGATGAAGACCGGTGCCGCGCCCCTGGTGGTCGTCTGCTGCGTCCTGCTGCTCCCCGCGTGCGCGTCCGGCGGCGGGGGCACGCCGCCCAGCCCGGCTGCTGCTACCTCGGGGGCTCCGGCCGACACCGCCCGCGTGTACGACATCGACGAGGTGACGGTGAAGCCGAGGCTGGCCAACAACACCGCCGTTGCGCGGGCGCTGGAGCAGAACTACGGAGGCGTGCTGCGCGACGCGGGCGTCGAGGGCCTCGTCCAGCTCCGGATGATCGTCGGGAGCGACGGCCGCACCTCGTCCATCGTGGTCGTGCGGAGCAGTGACGCGCCGTTCATCGCCCCCGCGATCAACGTCGCGCGGGCCATGCGCTTCAACCCCGCCCAGGTGAACGGCGTGCCGGTGCGCGTCAGCATCGAGCTCCCGATCACCTTCAGGCCGGGTCGCTAG
- a CDS encoding serine hydrolase translates to MPSIRRLSLLVLLLAGVPEGAALAQRPAAQPRNAYYPGPGDDWQRRTPAQAGLDSARLQEAVRFAIASESKAPRDLELAHYQTFGREPFGEAVGPFQPRGDPTGMIVRNGYIVAEWGDPYRVDMTFSVTKSFLSTVVGVAFDRGLIRDLRAPVWRSMAPVMVIPPGGGARHDAGLGAGTPLRPFDTPHNRRITWDDLLRQTSDWEGTLWGKPEWADRPSQTPSEWLTRPRKDPGTAYEYNDVRVNVLALAALNVLRRPLPQVLREEVMDPIGASPSWRWTGYENSWVLMDGEAVQSVSGGGHWGGGMFISARDMARFGYLTLRRGRWRDRQILSEEWVRMALTPTAPEPGYGFMNWFLNTDRKRLPSAPASAFMHLGNGTNVVYVDPENDLVIVARWIEQNAIDGLVQRVLRAQTATR, encoded by the coding sequence GTGCCATCTATCCGCAGGCTCTCGCTCCTCGTCCTCCTCCTGGCCGGCGTGCCGGAGGGAGCCGCCCTCGCGCAGCGCCCCGCCGCGCAGCCGCGCAACGCCTACTACCCCGGCCCCGGCGACGACTGGCAGCGGCGCACGCCCGCGCAGGCAGGGCTGGATTCGGCGCGGCTCCAGGAGGCGGTGCGCTTCGCCATCGCCAGCGAGTCGAAGGCGCCGCGCGACCTGGAGCTCGCCCACTACCAGACCTTTGGACGCGAGCCGTTCGGGGAGGCGGTGGGGCCCTTTCAGCCGCGCGGCGACCCTACGGGGATGATCGTCCGCAACGGCTACATCGTGGCCGAGTGGGGCGATCCGTATCGCGTGGACATGACCTTCAGCGTCACCAAGAGCTTCCTCTCCACCGTGGTGGGGGTGGCGTTCGACCGCGGGCTGATCCGCGACCTGCGCGCACCCGTGTGGCGCTCCATGGCCCCGGTGATGGTGATCCCGCCCGGCGGCGGCGCGCGCCACGATGCCGGCTTGGGCGCCGGGACGCCGCTGCGCCCCTTCGACACGCCGCACAACCGCCGCATCACCTGGGACGACCTCCTGCGCCAGACGAGCGACTGGGAGGGAACGCTCTGGGGCAAGCCAGAGTGGGCGGACCGGCCGAGCCAGACGCCGTCCGAGTGGCTCACGCGGCCGCGCAAGGACCCGGGCACCGCCTACGAGTACAACGACGTGCGGGTGAACGTCCTGGCGCTCGCCGCGCTCAACGTCCTGCGCCGTCCGCTGCCACAGGTGCTTCGCGAAGAGGTGATGGACCCCATCGGCGCGTCGCCGTCGTGGCGCTGGACCGGCTACGAGAACTCGTGGGTGCTGATGGACGGCGAGGCGGTGCAGTCGGTGAGCGGCGGCGGGCACTGGGGCGGCGGGATGTTCATCAGCGCGCGAGACATGGCGCGCTTCGGCTACTTGACGCTGCGCCGCGGCCGCTGGCGCGACCGCCAGATCCTCTCCGAGGAGTGGGTGCGGATGGCGCTCACCCCCACCGCCCCGGAGCCGGGCTACGGCTTCATGAACTGGTTCCTGAACACCGACCGCAAGCGCCTGCCCAGCGCCCCCGCGTCGGCGTTCATGCACCTGGGCAACGGCACCAACGTGGTCTACGTGGACCCCGAAAACGACCTCGTCATCGTCGCCCGCTGGATCGAGCAGAACGCCATCGACGGCCTCGTCCAGCGCGTGCTACGTGCCCAGACCGCCACACGTTGA
- a CDS encoding acyl-CoA carboxylase subunit beta — translation MREKLEKLEELRRQAEMGGGAKRIQAQHERGKLTARERLDVLLDEGSFVELDRFVVHRATDFGLENEKYLGDGVVTGYGTIHGRLVYVFSQDFTVFGGSLSEAHAEKIVKIMDLALKNGAPVVGLNDSGGARIQEGVVSLGGYADIFLRNTLASGVVPQISAILGPCAGGAVYSPAITDFIYMVQGSSYMFVTGPNVVKTVTHEDVTMEELGGAATHAARSGVAHFAVKSEVECLHKIRHLFEFIPQNNQDDAPRRATDDPFDRADEELLDVVPENPNKPYDMHDVIRRVVDDGEFYEVHADYAGNILCGFAHAGGHSIGIVANQPAVLAGVLDIDASVKAARFVRFCDCFNIPILTFEDVPGFLPGVTQEHGGIIRHGAKLLYAFCEATVPKVTIITRKAYGGAYDVMSSKHIRGDINYAWPTAEIAVMGAKGAVEILYRREIGTAEDPAAAADARQQEYAERFANPFAAAARGYVDDVIDPRETRARVISAFDMLQNKRDSNPPRKHGNIPL, via the coding sequence ATGCGGGAAAAGCTTGAAAAGCTGGAAGAGCTCCGCCGGCAGGCGGAGATGGGCGGCGGCGCCAAGCGCATCCAGGCGCAGCACGAGCGCGGCAAGCTCACCGCGCGCGAGCGGCTGGACGTGCTCCTGGACGAGGGCTCGTTCGTGGAGCTGGACCGCTTCGTCGTCCACCGCGCCACCGACTTCGGGCTCGAGAACGAGAAGTACCTGGGCGACGGCGTGGTGACCGGCTACGGCACCATCCACGGGCGCCTAGTCTACGTCTTCTCGCAGGACTTCACGGTGTTCGGCGGGTCGCTCAGCGAGGCGCACGCGGAGAAGATCGTCAAGATCATGGACCTGGCGCTCAAGAACGGCGCGCCGGTGGTGGGGCTCAACGACTCGGGCGGCGCGCGCATCCAGGAGGGCGTCGTGTCGCTGGGGGGGTATGCCGACATCTTCCTCCGCAACACGCTGGCGTCCGGCGTCGTCCCGCAGATCTCGGCGATCCTGGGGCCGTGCGCGGGCGGGGCGGTGTACTCGCCCGCCATCACGGACTTCATCTACATGGTGCAGGGGTCGAGCTACATGTTCGTAACCGGGCCCAACGTGGTGAAGACGGTGACGCACGAGGACGTGACGATGGAGGAGCTGGGCGGCGCCGCCACGCACGCGGCCAGGAGCGGCGTGGCGCACTTCGCCGTCAAGAGTGAGGTGGAGTGCCTCCACAAGATCCGCCACCTCTTCGAGTTCATCCCGCAGAACAACCAGGACGACGCGCCGCGCAGGGCCACCGACGACCCCTTCGACCGGGCCGACGAGGAGCTGCTGGACGTGGTGCCGGAGAACCCGAACAAGCCGTACGACATGCACGACGTCATCCGCCGCGTGGTGGACGACGGCGAGTTCTACGAGGTGCACGCGGACTACGCGGGGAACATCCTCTGCGGCTTCGCGCACGCGGGCGGCCACTCCATCGGCATCGTGGCAAACCAGCCGGCGGTGCTGGCGGGGGTGCTGGACATCGACGCGTCGGTGAAGGCGGCGCGCTTCGTCCGCTTCTGCGACTGCTTCAACATCCCCATCCTGACCTTCGAGGACGTGCCGGGCTTCCTCCCGGGCGTCACGCAGGAGCACGGCGGCATCATTCGCCACGGCGCCAAGCTCCTCTACGCCTTCTGCGAGGCGACGGTCCCCAAGGTCACCATCATCACCCGCAAGGCGTACGGCGGCGCGTACGACGTGATGAGCTCCAAGCACATCCGCGGCGACATCAACTACGCCTGGCCCACCGCCGAGATCGCGGTGATGGGGGCCAAGGGCGCAGTGGAGATCCTGTACCGCCGCGAGATCGGCACCGCCGAGGACCCGGCCGCCGCCGCCGACGCCCGGCAGCAGGAGTACGCGGAGCGCTTCGCCAACCCGTTCGCCGCCGCCGCCCGCGGCTACGTGGACGACGTGATCGACCCGCGCGAGACGCGCGCGCGGGTGATCAGCGCCTTCGACATGCTGCAGAACAAGCGCGACAGCAACCCGCCGCGCAAGCACGGCAACATCCCGCTCTGA